The genomic interval TCTCAGGGTCTGTCTGCTTAGTGTTTGGTCGAGAGACAACCGGTTTGAGGAATGAGGAGCTTGACGCTATGGATATGATTGTAAGCATATACTCAGCACCCTCCTACCCGACTCTGAACATTAGCCACGCTGCAGCTATTCTTCTATACGAGTTCTCGAAACATACCTTCGAGGATCTGGATAAGGTTGCAAATGAGGAGCAGCGCAAACGTGTTGTGCAATACACAGTTAACCTCGCAAAGTCTCTTGGCTATGCTGAGTATAAGATTCCTATTGTTGAGACGGCGGTTAGGCAGTTGATTAACAAGGGGCGGCTGTCATACCGGGAAGCCACTCTGCTACTTGGCTTGCTTAGGCTTGCGAACAGAGCCATCAAGATCGGAACTGTCCCGAAAGACAGAGATACCGGTGCTTAGAGTTTCTCTAATATGTAGACGCCTCTGCGAACCTTTTGATCTCGGGCCGGTGGCGCCATAACTGGTACACCTAGCGAGGGTAGGTGTG from Nitrososphaerota archaeon carries:
- a CDS encoding RNA methyltransferase, whose protein sequence is MRLSVALVEPKYEVNVGHVARVMANFGFHDLLLVKPEVDLSKARMFASHATSVLEDAKSCSFEDLREFDYLVGTTAIFNVSPSNVLRSTVPPSFMAEELSRFSGSVCLVFGRETTGLRNEELDAMDMIVSIYSAPSYPTLNISHAAAILLYEFSKHTFEDLDKVANEEQRKRVVQYTVNLAKSLGYAEYKIPIVETAVRQLINKGRLSYREATLLLGLLRLANRAIKIGTVPKDRDTGA